In one Saccharibacillus brassicae genomic region, the following are encoded:
- a CDS encoding methyl-accepting chemotaxis protein translates to MDKTTEMIWKRNKVIVWILWSVLAIAIVQAFFDASLWVTNIAGVVLCAAIDLMNRRQIGIRVIPWVITAILAAFSIYFNFGKIETSTALIFCIVLLIYPHYKYFAVAFGLVLINMPIQIMNGAQVAAETSKTDLYADVFAMFLLTGAALVSVAFLNLRMYRSSERQREASETAGRQVEFLLERVQQSAEGLKRFSEQTKLEVNEVGSITNEVILAFREVARGMEEQAGSVTRINDALAVSDSHIEDVTKYAGEMQRLSEETATAGDEGDSQMETLVGRIDELDETMNRTSRQMQDFTQASRSMSDILAQIDQISRQTHLLSLNASIEAARAGDHGRGFAVVAGEVGALAGHSSESAGQIGEILNGLQQQIEALDRRLEEGLHTLEQSKSSTRKTGEVFAAVRRSAHSVLEQAQRVQQTSSGLRDFSGRMVGEMSEVAGITEQSSAASEQILASMEEQRSMTGRMTDSFGELEALIVNLNRLVIQEPAKG, encoded by the coding sequence ATGGATAAGACGACCGAAATGATCTGGAAACGCAACAAAGTGATCGTGTGGATTTTGTGGTCGGTACTGGCGATTGCCATTGTACAGGCTTTTTTTGACGCTTCGCTGTGGGTAACGAATATCGCCGGGGTGGTTCTTTGCGCAGCGATCGACTTGATGAATCGAAGACAAATCGGCATCCGCGTCATTCCGTGGGTGATCACCGCCATTTTGGCGGCGTTCAGCATTTATTTCAATTTTGGCAAAATCGAAACGTCGACGGCGCTTATCTTCTGCATCGTGCTGTTGATCTATCCGCATTACAAATATTTTGCGGTCGCTTTCGGGCTCGTCCTGATCAATATGCCGATCCAGATCATGAACGGCGCGCAGGTCGCGGCCGAGACGTCGAAGACCGACCTGTATGCGGACGTGTTCGCGATGTTTCTGCTGACGGGAGCCGCGCTCGTAAGCGTCGCGTTCCTCAACCTGCGCATGTACCGCAGCAGCGAGCGGCAGCGGGAAGCCAGCGAAACGGCCGGGCGGCAGGTGGAATTCCTGCTGGAACGCGTGCAGCAGTCCGCCGAAGGGCTGAAGCGCTTCTCGGAGCAGACGAAGCTTGAAGTGAACGAGGTCGGCAGCATCACGAACGAAGTGATTCTGGCTTTCCGGGAAGTGGCCCGGGGCATGGAAGAACAGGCCGGAAGCGTAACGCGAATCAACGACGCGCTCGCGGTGTCCGACAGCCATATCGAGGACGTGACGAAATACGCCGGCGAGATGCAGCGTTTGTCCGAAGAAACGGCCACGGCGGGCGACGAAGGCGATTCACAGATGGAAACGTTGGTCGGACGGATCGACGAGCTGGACGAGACGATGAACCGAACGTCGCGGCAGATGCAGGATTTCACGCAGGCGAGCCGTTCCATGTCCGACATTTTGGCGCAGATCGACCAGATTTCCCGTCAGACCCACCTGCTGTCGCTGAACGCTTCGATCGAAGCGGCGCGCGCGGGCGACCACGGCAGAGGCTTCGCGGTCGTGGCCGGGGAAGTCGGCGCGCTTGCCGGCCATTCCAGCGAATCGGCCGGGCAGATCGGCGAGATCCTGAACGGACTCCAACAGCAGATCGAAGCGTTGGACCGCCGGCTCGAAGAAGGGCTGCACACGCTTGAGCAGAGCAAATCGTCCACGCGAAAAACGGGCGAAGTGTTCGCGGCCGTACGCCGCAGCGCGCACAGCGTGCTGGAACAGGCGCAGCGCGTGCAGCAGACGTCGTCCGGCCTGCGCGATTTCTCCGGCCGGATGGTCGGGGAGATGTCGGAAGTGGCCGGCATTACCGAACAGTCCAGCGCCGCTTCCGAGCAGATTCTGGCCAGCATGGAAGAGCAGCGCAGCATGACAGGGCGGATGACCGACAGCTTCGGCGAACTCGAAGCGCTGATCGTGAACCTGAACCGGCTCGTGATCCAGGAGCCGGCCAAAGGGTAA
- a CDS encoding FAD:protein FMN transferase — MTGALLVLASMLGGCGSEPAERTGTAQAAAVEPVSATFYVYDTVATIKIYDPKATERHLDDIRDLLGKIDLELSRTNEDSDLYQVNAEAGRAAVHVSQGTFDVVKMAVRYAKETDGLLDPSIGPLINLWNIGHEHAKVPDKAQLEAARRLTDYRRITFDEAKRTIKLERPGMVLDLGSIGKGYAADQVSLYLREHGLDSALINLGGSSIVAVGAKPGGANWNVGLQDPDQSRGSQLGTIRINDETIDSSGVYERFFMQGGVRYHHILDPRTGYPTQNGLKSITIVSERATDADALSTAAFVMGLEDGMAYIERQPGVEAFFVTDDNVIHATQGLRDRIMLSSELYRMAGD, encoded by the coding sequence ATGACAGGGGCTCTGCTGGTCCTTGCATCGATGCTCGGCGGCTGCGGTTCGGAACCGGCCGAACGTACGGGTACGGCGCAGGCAGCGGCGGTCGAGCCGGTGTCGGCCACGTTCTACGTGTACGACACGGTAGCCACGATCAAAATTTACGATCCGAAAGCGACCGAACGCCATCTGGACGATATTCGCGACCTGCTCGGCAAAATCGATCTGGAACTGAGCCGCACCAACGAAGACAGCGACCTGTACCAAGTCAATGCCGAGGCCGGCCGGGCGGCGGTCCACGTGTCGCAGGGAACGTTCGACGTCGTCAAAATGGCGGTTCGCTACGCGAAAGAGACCGACGGCCTGCTCGACCCGTCGATCGGTCCGCTGATCAATCTGTGGAATATCGGGCACGAGCACGCCAAAGTGCCGGACAAGGCGCAGCTTGAAGCGGCGCGCCGGCTGACCGATTACCGCCGGATCACGTTCGATGAAGCCAAACGGACGATCAAGCTGGAGCGGCCCGGCATGGTGCTCGACCTCGGTTCGATCGGCAAAGGCTACGCGGCGGACCAGGTGTCGCTCTACCTGCGCGAGCACGGATTGGACAGCGCGCTGATCAACCTCGGCGGAAGCAGCATCGTGGCCGTCGGCGCCAAGCCGGGCGGAGCGAATTGGAACGTCGGTCTGCAGGACCCCGATCAGAGCCGCGGCAGCCAGCTGGGCACGATCCGGATCAACGACGAGACAATCGACTCTTCCGGCGTGTACGAACGCTTTTTCATGCAAGGCGGCGTCCGCTACCACCATATCCTCGATCCGCGGACCGGTTACCCGACGCAAAACGGCCTCAAAAGCATCACCATCGTCAGCGAACGCGCGACGGACGCCGATGCCCTCTCCACCGCCGCTTTCGTTATGGGACTTGAAGACGGCATGGCGTATATCGAGCGGCAGCCCGGCGTCGAAGCGTTTTTCGTCACGGACGACAACGTCATCCATGCGACGCAAGGGCTACGGGACCGGATCATGCTCAGTTCGGAGCTCTACCGGATGGCGGGCGATTAA
- a CDS encoding glycine betaine uptake BCCT transporter: MVFAVALAIILAFVLWGAFFPDQLGSAAQAALDFSTEKFGWFYLLVAFGFLVFALYLAFSRFGKIKLGQDDDEPEYSTTSWFAMLFSAGMGIGLVFWGVAEPVSHYIDPPEGTEPGTAQAAQVAMRYSFFHWGLHPWAIYSVISLALAYFQFRKGYKGLISSTFVPLLGDRVNGPIGKAIDILAVIATAFGVATSLGLGTLQIAGGIQQIFGYSSTILVQVLIIAVVTVLYLISSTTGLDKGIRILSNVNLIVAIVLMLFVLFVGPTAFIFDTFTVTLGGYVQNIVQMSLRMTPFSDSTWVAAWTLFYWAWWISWAPFVGTFIARVSRGRTIREFVLGVMLVPSLFGCFWFAVFGGSGIYSARFEGSGLAAAVEEDVTSALFLMLQNLPLGAIAAMIALLLIAMFFITSADSATFVLGMLSSNGDLNPSSKIKITWGLVQSSIAVVLLISGGLTALQTASIVVALPFAIIMIGMCVSLYKALSEEDREIRKRERRVIAEYKAMLDAAAERDKELFAKK, translated from the coding sequence ATGGTTTTCGCCGTCGCTCTGGCGATCATACTCGCTTTTGTTTTATGGGGGGCCTTTTTTCCCGATCAACTGGGAAGCGCCGCGCAGGCAGCTTTGGACTTTTCCACAGAAAAGTTTGGCTGGTTCTATCTGCTTGTCGCGTTCGGTTTCCTTGTTTTTGCCCTGTATCTGGCGTTCAGCCGTTTCGGCAAAATCAAGCTGGGACAGGACGACGACGAACCGGAATATTCGACGACCTCCTGGTTCGCGATGCTGTTCAGTGCCGGCATGGGGATCGGGCTCGTTTTCTGGGGGGTAGCGGAACCGGTCTCGCATTATATCGACCCGCCGGAAGGCACGGAACCCGGCACGGCGCAGGCGGCCCAGGTCGCGATGCGTTATTCCTTTTTCCATTGGGGACTGCATCCGTGGGCGATCTACTCGGTCATCTCGCTGGCTCTCGCCTACTTCCAGTTCCGCAAAGGGTATAAAGGGCTGATCAGCTCGACGTTCGTGCCGCTGCTCGGCGACCGGGTCAACGGCCCGATCGGCAAAGCGATCGACATTCTGGCCGTCATCGCTACCGCGTTCGGCGTCGCCACGTCGCTCGGACTCGGCACGCTGCAAATCGCGGGCGGCATTCAACAGATCTTCGGCTATTCCAGTACCATTCTGGTCCAGGTGCTGATCATCGCGGTCGTGACCGTGCTGTACCTGATTTCTTCGACGACCGGTCTCGACAAAGGCATTCGCATTCTCAGCAACGTGAACCTGATCGTCGCGATCGTGCTCATGCTGTTCGTCCTGTTCGTCGGCCCTACGGCGTTTATCTTCGATACGTTCACGGTGACGCTCGGCGGCTACGTGCAAAATATCGTCCAGATGAGCCTGCGCATGACCCCGTTCTCGGACAGCACGTGGGTAGCGGCATGGACGCTGTTCTACTGGGCGTGGTGGATCTCCTGGGCGCCGTTCGTCGGTACCTTTATCGCCCGGGTATCGCGCGGACGCACCATTCGCGAATTCGTGCTCGGCGTCATGCTCGTGCCCAGCCTGTTCGGCTGCTTCTGGTTCGCCGTATTCGGCGGTTCGGGCATCTACTCCGCGCGCTTCGAAGGCAGCGGGCTTGCGGCGGCCGTCGAAGAAGACGTCACTTCGGCCTTGTTCCTGATGCTCCAGAACCTGCCTTTGGGCGCCATTGCCGCCATGATCGCGCTGCTGCTGATCGCCATGTTCTTCATTACGTCGGCGGATTCCGCCACTTTCGTATTGGGCATGCTGTCTTCCAACGGAGATCTCAACCCTTCTTCGAAAATTAAAATTACCTGGGGACTCGTCCAATCGTCGATCGCGGTCGTGCTGCTGATCAGCGGCGGGTTAACGGCACTCCAGACGGCCTCTATCGTAGTCGCTCTTCCTTTTGCCATTATTATGATCGGCATGTGTGTGTCTCTTTACAAAGCGCTGTCCGAAGAAGACCGGGAGATCAGAAAACGCGAAAGACGCGTAATCGCGGAATACAAAGCGATGCTTGATGCCGCGGCCGAAAGAGACAAAGAACTTTTTGCCAAAAAATAA
- a CDS encoding Gfo/Idh/MocA family protein yields the protein MIRFGMIGTNFITERFIDAARQAEGLELAAVYSRTEGRAREFADRYGIELTFTDLDEMAASDRIDAVYIASPNSLHAEQSILLLKSGKHVLCEKPMASNAREVRDMFAAAEEGGAVLMEAVKTTLLPSFALLRQNLHKIGPIRRYFANYGQYSSRYDAYKEGMVLNAFRPEFSNGALMDLGLYCIYPMVLLFGRPEEVKATAYMLESGVDGEGSLLARYADMDAVVMFSKITDSLVPSEIQGELGSILIDKISEPGSVQIRYRDGSIEDISEPAGKPVMSYEIQEFVDVVRSGASESSVNSRDCSLAAAEVMEEARRQFGLLYPADL from the coding sequence ATGATTCGATTCGGGATGATCGGCACGAATTTTATTACGGAACGCTTTATCGACGCGGCGCGGCAGGCCGAAGGGCTGGAACTCGCCGCGGTCTACTCGCGCACGGAAGGACGCGCGCGCGAATTCGCGGACCGTTACGGGATCGAACTTACGTTTACGGACCTGGATGAAATGGCCGCTTCCGACCGGATCGACGCCGTGTATATCGCAAGTCCCAACTCCCTGCATGCGGAGCAATCGATCCTGCTGCTCAAGAGCGGCAAGCACGTGCTCTGCGAAAAGCCTATGGCTTCCAACGCCCGCGAGGTGCGCGACATGTTCGCGGCCGCGGAAGAAGGCGGCGCCGTGCTTATGGAAGCGGTGAAGACGACGCTGCTTCCGTCGTTCGCGCTGCTGCGCCAAAACCTGCACAAAATCGGTCCGATCCGCCGTTACTTCGCGAACTACGGCCAGTATTCTTCCCGCTACGACGCGTATAAGGAAGGCATGGTGCTCAACGCGTTCCGGCCGGAGTTCTCCAACGGAGCGCTGATGGACCTGGGGCTGTACTGCATCTATCCGATGGTGCTGCTGTTCGGCAGGCCGGAAGAAGTCAAGGCGACGGCGTACATGCTGGAGTCGGGCGTCGACGGCGAAGGCAGCCTGCTCGCCCGCTACGCGGATATGGACGCGGTCGTGATGTTTTCCAAAATTACCGATTCGCTCGTGCCTTCGGAAATCCAGGGCGAACTCGGCAGCATCCTGATCGACAAGATCAGCGAACCGGGCAGCGTGCAGATCCGCTACCGCGACGGCAGCATCGAGGACATCAGCGAGCCGGCCGGCAAGCCGGTCATGAGCTACGAAATCCAGGAATTCGTCGACGTCGTCCGCTCCGGCGCTTCCGAATCTTCCGTCAATTCCCGGGACTGTTCGCTGGCCGCCGCGGAAGTGATGGAAGAAGCGCGCAGGCAGTTCGGACTGCTCTACCCCGCCGATCTCTGA
- a CDS encoding cyclodeaminase/cyclohydrolase family protein produces the protein MNENTPWDYTIREFVERAGSAKATPGGGSTSALAAALGSAMTSMAAHLSHRERTPEQRASIDEAEREMQEVASACERLMSEDIRGFAAYLEASEAAESEDDEAVVAATLRTIEVPLDLMKVCIRGLRGARGIAEATRSHVLSDLGIGIVMFEAAARSAHLTVRINLPACRDAIKREAYGDEADVLLLEAQRLKELALNEVTRAIESGAEPGESNGR, from the coding sequence ATGAACGAGAATACGCCCTGGGATTATACGATTCGCGAATTCGTGGAGCGCGCCGGCAGTGCCAAAGCGACGCCGGGCGGAGGCAGTACGTCGGCGCTGGCCGCGGCGCTCGGCTCGGCCATGACGTCGATGGCGGCCCATTTGTCGCATCGCGAACGCACGCCGGAGCAGCGGGCCAGCATCGACGAAGCGGAACGGGAGATGCAGGAAGTCGCTTCGGCCTGCGAGCGTCTGATGAGCGAAGACATACGCGGGTTCGCCGCTTATCTGGAAGCGAGCGAAGCGGCCGAGAGCGAAGACGACGAAGCGGTGGTCGCCGCGACGCTGCGCACGATCGAAGTTCCGCTGGACCTGATGAAAGTCTGCATCCGCGGTCTGCGCGGCGCGCGCGGCATCGCCGAAGCGACGAGGTCGCATGTGCTGTCGGATCTTGGAATCGGGATCGTTATGTTCGAAGCGGCCGCCCGTTCGGCCCATCTCACCGTGCGGATCAATCTGCCGGCGTGCCGCGACGCTATCAAGCGGGAAGCGTACGGCGACGAAGCCGACGTGCTGCTGCTTGAAGCGCAGCGGCTCAAGGAGCTGGCGCTGAACGAAGTGACGCGGGCGATCGAAAGCGGCGCGGAGCCGGGCGAGTCGAACGGTAGGTAA
- a CDS encoding RluA family pseudouridine synthase, translating into MAYTNKRPGGKKRPPGIKKDNSYAAREDARREKNEAQSRSFAVKEPAELLAFLLEHLNGMGRNSIKSVLAHGQVRVDGTVVTLYNHPLQPGQTVVIGKERAKPKTKLTGLRILHEDADVIVIRKEAGLLSMSASREESNTVYRQLMGHIRQTDQQGRLYALQLLEKDASGVMLLARSEAAKEALIEQWNTGMAKQAYTVLVEGKVRTESDTITSWLRETKTLKMYASQKEGDGLRAVLHYKRLQANGQASLLEVTTETNRKNQIRAQFEDIGHPIVGDKKYGSALRILGRLGLHVHELSFVHPTTGKTETFGADTPKAFLALFNEETQA; encoded by the coding sequence ATGGCTTATACGAATAAACGGCCGGGCGGCAAAAAACGCCCTCCCGGTATCAAAAAAGATAATTCCTACGCGGCCCGCGAAGACGCCCGCCGCGAGAAAAACGAAGCGCAGTCGCGCAGCTTCGCGGTCAAAGAACCGGCCGAACTGCTCGCGTTCCTGCTGGAGCATCTGAACGGCATGGGCCGCAACTCGATCAAATCGGTGCTCGCGCACGGACAGGTTCGCGTCGACGGCACCGTCGTCACGCTGTACAACCATCCGCTGCAGCCGGGCCAGACGGTCGTTATCGGCAAAGAACGCGCCAAGCCCAAAACGAAATTGACCGGCCTGCGCATCCTGCACGAAGACGCCGACGTCATCGTGATCCGCAAGGAAGCGGGCCTGCTGTCCATGTCCGCTTCGCGCGAAGAGAGCAACACCGTCTATCGCCAGCTGATGGGCCATATTCGCCAGACCGATCAGCAGGGACGGCTGTACGCGCTCCAACTGCTGGAAAAAGACGCTTCCGGCGTCATGCTGCTCGCCCGCAGCGAAGCGGCCAAGGAAGCGCTGATCGAACAGTGGAACACGGGCATGGCCAAGCAGGCCTACACCGTGCTCGTCGAAGGCAAAGTCCGGACCGAATCGGATACGATCACGTCCTGGCTGCGCGAGACGAAGACGCTCAAGATGTACGCCAGCCAAAAAGAAGGCGACGGACTGCGCGCGGTGCTGCATTACAAGCGCCTTCAAGCCAACGGCCAGGCGTCGCTGCTCGAAGTCACGACCGAGACCAACCGCAAGAACCAGATCCGCGCCCAGTTCGAAGACATCGGACACCCGATCGTCGGCGACAAAAAATACGGCTCCGCGCTGCGCATTCTCGGCCGCCTCGGCCTGCACGTGCACGAGCTGAGCTTCGTCCATCCGACGACCGGCAAAACGGAGACGTTCGGAGCGGACACGCCCAAAGCTTTCCTGGCGCTGTTCAACGAAGAAACGCAGGCGTAA